In Eriocheir sinensis breed Jianghai 21 chromosome 8, ASM2467909v1, whole genome shotgun sequence, the following proteins share a genomic window:
- the LOC126995738 gene encoding inositol-tetrakisphosphate 1-kinase-like isoform X4 encodes MDPLPGVHKLLLRNQTYELLRQHFKHDEKVFTPTYVELSTRNIQENAKLVKQANVTFPVVCKPVTGGGGVEAHEMAVVFNEVGLSEFRLPCVAQSFINHGAVLYKLFVLGPVWFVIVRPSLKNFYAGVDGCFGINTLEEQETVFFNSSSVSKADSQSPLNQLDPDDMEDDLPKADPAIFNRIVTSLREALNMDLLGIDVIIDSNTGKYGIIDVNAFPSYDSVPNLMEHLVDLLVMRMDHPTPEGIEQVAESKKIPTFTSSDHPQEDSGVDTG; translated from the exons ATGGATCCTCTCCCTGGTGTCCACAAACTGCTGCTGAGGAACCAGACATATGAACTTCTACGCCAACACTTTAAACATGATG AAAAGGTATTTACTCCAACATATGTAGAACTTTCAACAAGAAATATTCAAGAAAATGCTAAACTTGTGAAGCAAGCAAATGTCACATTCCCAGTAG TGTGCAAGCCAGTgacaggaggtggtggagtggaggCTCATGAG ATGGCTGTAGTCTTTAATGAAGTGGGTCTCTCTGAATTTAGACTCCCTTGTGTTGCTCAGTCTTTCATAAATCATGGAGCTGTCCTGTACAAGCTCTTTGTCCTAGGGCCTGTGTGGTTTGTCATAGTGCGCCCTTCACTCAAGAACTTCTATGCTGGAG tTGATGGTTGCTTTGGTATTAACACGCTTGAAG AACAAGAAACTGTATTCTTCAACTCAAGTAGTGTGTCCAAGGCAGACTCGCAATCCCCCCTCAATCAGCTGGACCCAGATGACATGGAGGATGACTTACCAAAAGCTGATCCTGCAATATTCAACAG AATTGTAACAAGTCTTCGTGAAGCTCTAAATATGGATCTTCTTGGAATTGATGTCATTATTGACAGCAACACTGGAAAATACGGCATCATTGATGTGAATGCATTTCCTA GCTACGACTCTGTCCCTAATTTGATGGAACATCTGGTGGATCTTCTTGTAATGCGCATGGATCACCCAACACCTGAAGGCATTGAGCAGGTAGCAGAAAGCAAAAAAATCCCAACCTTTACATCTTCAGATCACCCTCAAGAGGATTCTGGAGTGGATACAGGGTAG
- the LOC126995737 gene encoding chymotrypsinogen A-like translates to MMYSLGLLLLLTAVQAQIRFPGEEPDGGGVEATDAELFEALDLTTRQNTNPGSGLPSCVTPGGETGTCQSFSSCRQFASLRSQLRKPSVLSFLRQRICGRFRNTVHLCCVDQTSSNQPAGSPTRSGGLNQIDCGEASGVRVVNGEDTSPGEWPWLAALGFRNGNTFRAGCGGTLITRKHVLTAAHCFAKPEFAPKVVRLGDYNLVRTDDTTTPPQDFNIKEHRDGGYNAVSQENDISIVILDGEARFNDFVQPACLPYNVPGDFTGKSLVVTGWGRTEHSNLQTPSIPLKALVPLKDRASCAQDYKRLPQIVIDRRTMCAGDGTTDACVGDSGGPLNYLDLTTGKYSVVGVVSFGVGCARKEFPGVYTDVRSFLGWIEQNVRQ, encoded by the exons ATGATGTACAGCCTTGGCCTACTCCTGCTTCTGACGGCAGTGCAGGCGCAAA TACGATTCCCCGGCGAGGAGCCGGACGGCGGAGGCGTGGAGGCCACCGACGCTGAGTTGTTTGAAGCCCTTGACCTGACCACGCGCCAAAATACAAACCCTGGAAGCGGTCTTCCCTCCTGTGTGACACCCGGTGGTGAGACTG GTACGTGCCAGTCCTTCTCTTCATGCAGACAATTCGCCTCCCTGAGGAGCCAGTTGCGAAAGCCATCTGTCCTCTCATTTCTGAGGCAGCGCATCTGCGG GCGTTTCAGAAACACTGTGCACCTGTGTTGTGTCGATCAAACCTCCAGCAACCAACCCGCAGGCTCTCCGACCCGCTCCGGCGGGCTCAACCAAATCGATTGTGGAGAGGCCTCGGGTGTCAGGGTGGTTAACGGCGAGGATAcatcg CCCGGCGAGTGGCCCTGGCTGGCAGCGCTAGGCTTCCGGAACGGGAACACCTTCCGGGCAGGCTGTGGCGGCACTCTCATCACTCGCAAACACGTGCTGACTGCCGCACACTGCTTCGCCAAACCAGAGTTCGCGCC GAAGGTAGTGCGGCTCGGGGACTACAACCTCGTGAGAACTGACGACACGACCACACCACCACAGGACTTCAACATCAAGGAACACCGCGACGGAGGATACAACGCAGTGAGCCAAGAGAACGACATATCCATCGTGATTTTGGACGGAGAAGCTAGATTTAATG ATTTCGTCCAGCCCGCGTGCCTGCCCTACAATGTGCCCGGTGACTTCACTGGAAAGTCACTCGTCGTAACGGGCTGGGGCAGGACAGAACACT CAAATTTACAGACTCCCAGTATTCCCCTGAAGGCCTTGGTGCCACTTAAGGACAGAGCCAGCTGCGCGCAAGACTACAAAAGGCTTCCGCAGATAGTGATAGACAGAAGGACCATGTGTGCTGGCGACGGCACAACGGACGCGTGCGTT GGTGACAGCGGTGGTCCCTTGAACTACCTGGACCTAACGACGGGCAAGTATTCCGTGGTTGGGGTCGTCTCCTTTGGCGTGGGCTGCGCTCGGAAGGAGTTCCCGGGCGTATACACGGATGTCAGATCCTTCCTGGGCTGGATCGAACAGAACGTACGTCAGTGA